The Rhinoraja longicauda isolate Sanriku21f chromosome 19, sRhiLon1.1, whole genome shotgun sequence genome includes a window with the following:
- the LOC144602629 gene encoding general transcription factor II-I repeat domain-containing protein 2 isoform X1: protein MATVNKKRKVCTEGSRFQERWKLQSFFTENRNNCVCLICQEIVAVFKEFNVKRHYETKHANAYDRLTGSDHAEKVNQLHAALASQQRFFSRALESNENITKASYEVAMLIAKHGKPFMEGEFIKDCVMQMVENICPEKKQEFANVCLARNTVARRIEDISSDIKRQLGDRGMNLDFFSLACDESTDLSDTTQSLIFLRGVDDYMNVEEELLDIQSLKGQTRGTDLVASVCSAVNDIKLPWSKISGIITDGAPAMAGERSGLSTLIYNKVSEEGGNAIKLHCIIHQPVLCAKHLKFDHVMKPVVKTINFIRSKALNHPQFQQFLLDIQAEYGDVLYHNDVRWLSRGSALQQFFSLRGEIGQFLTQKGQSMQELADTIWMADLAFLVDITKHLNALNVSLQCQDAVVSQLYAHIKAFGTKLQLSQRHLSQTEPCTAHFPALHEIMNICAQTKRYATAIASLTMEFNERFWDFEAIEKDMLLFSSPFSVDPDDAPSATAGAH from the coding sequence ATGGCTACTGTAAATAAAAAGAGGAAAGTTTGTACTGAGGGCAGCCGCTTCCAGGAAAGATGGAAATTGCAGTCTTTTTTCACTGAAAACCGAAACAATTGTGTTTGCCTAATTTGTCAAGAGATTGTTGCCGTATTTAAGGAATTCAATGTAAAGAGGCACTACGAAACAAAACATGCGAATGCATACGACAGGCTAACAGGAAGCGATCATGCTGAAAAAGTAAATCAACTCCATGCTGCCTTGGCCTCACAACAGCGGTTCTTTTCGAGGGCCCTTGAGTCAAATGAAAACATCACCAAAGCAAGCTACGAAGTGGCCATGTTAATCGCTAAACATGGCAAACCGTTTATGGAGGGTGAGTTTATTAAAGACTGTGTCATGCAAATGGTGGAGAACATTTGTCCCGAGAAGAAGCAAGAATTTGCTAATGTTTGCTTGGCTCGTAACACTGTGGCACGGAGAATTGAAGACATATCATCAGATATTAAGAGACAACTGGGTGACAGGGGgatgaatttagattttttttcattaGCCTGTGATGAAAGCACAGATTTATCTGACACCACTCAGTCACTGATTTTTTTGAGAGGAGTTGACGATTATATGAACGTAGAAGAAGAGCTGCTTGACATTCAAAGCCTTAAAGGCCAAACGAGAGGAACGGATTTAGTTGCTTCTGTTTGTTCAGCTGTTAATGACATCAAACTACCATGGAGTAAAATTAGTGGGATTATTACCGATGGCGCGCCTGCTATGGCTGGTGAACGAAGTGGATTATCCACACTGATCTATAACAAAGTTAGTGAAGAAGGAGGCAACGCTATTAAACTCCACTGTATAATTCACCAGCCGGTGCTCTGCGCGAAACATTTGAAATTTGATCATGTTATGAAACCGGTGGTAAAGACAATTAACTTCATTCGCTCTAAAGCCCTAAACCACCCCCAGTTTCAGCAGTTCCTGCTCGACATCCAGGCTGAATACGGAGATGTATTATATCACAATGATGTGAGATGGCTGAGTCGAGGGTCCGCACTGCAGCAATTTTTCTCTCTCCGAGGGGAAATTGGACAATTTTTGACTCAAAAAGGACAATCGATGCAAGAACTTGCAGATACTATATGGATGGCAGATTTGGCTTTTTTGGTTGACATAACAAAGCATCTGAATGCGCTGAACGTTAGCCTCCAATGTCAAGACGCAGTGGTGAGCCAGCTATATGCACACATTAAGGCCTTTGGAACCAAGCTGCAACTTTCCCAAAGACACCTGTCACAGACAGAGCCCTGCACCGCACATTTTCCAGCTTTGCATGAGATCATGAATATCTGTGCACAAACAAAGAGGTATGCAACAGCCATTGCATCTCTTACAATGGAGTTTAACGAACGCTTTTGGGATTTTGAAGCTATCGAAAAGGACATGTTGCTcttctcttcccccttctccGTCGACCCTGATGATGCTCCATCCGCAACAGCTGGAGCTCATTGA